TCAAGGTCGCGACTTCCGTTCCGAAGTACAGCAGCAGTTTCTGCAACTTAAACCACTTTTACTGAAGTATGTGCCGGACTTCCGCGTCTCAACTATATTAGCACAATTCATCGCTGAAACCGAAGAGCGCACCGAAGAAATGTCCGTATTTATCAATCAATGGGTTAAGGATTATGAGAAAGCATGGGAAGAAGCATGCCGGAGCAGCTGGGAGGAGTATCAAGAAATCCGCAGCACACTTCCCCAAAACTTTATAGAGATGCGCGAAAAGCATGACCTGCATGACGCCAAAATCATCTCTGTTAATTGGCGCGAAGACAGCAGCATCGTTGTCAAACTGGACGGGAAAAGCTCGTTGGGATTATGCGGCACAGGTTATCTGACTTTCGAAGATGTGCACAGCTACGAAATACCCAAGGGGAAAGATAGGGACTGGTGGCTGTACGACGAAGTACATTTGACGCCGGAAGGCCATATGGATTTTAGAGCCTTGCTTCATGACAACTCGGGCACATCCGAAGAATTTGTATCTCTGCATGAATTGCGGATTGTCGCTCGGGGCTTCAGATTCACACTAGAGAAGTTTCCGGAAACGGTGTGAAATTAGATGATCAACATCCGGGCAAATCCATTATTTGCGAATTATCCGGCAACTATTAGATATTTGCATTTAACTATACCTTACATACTTTCGGCTTGTATTGACAAAGGAAGGTTACTATGACAGAGAATCTTATTGAACGTGCTGCGGGGGGATTAGTTCTGCGCAAGGTACGGATAGGATACCAAGTCCTACTCATTGAAGACAGATATGGACATGTGTGTTTCCCAAAAGGTCATCTGGAATCTGGAGAGTCATGGGAGGACGCTGCAGTTCGAGAAATTTTCGAAGAAACAGGAATTAAATCAAGCATCCTTTCACCGCTTGGCGACATTGAATATCCGATCAAACGCAAAGGGATAACCGTTCGAAAGCAGGTCCGATTATTCGTTCTTGAAGCCATCGACGAACAGGCTGAGCCTGTCCACCAGGCTAACGAAATTGAAAGTGCTCAATATTTCGCATGGGAAGATGCACTTCGACTTCACATGGAACGAGGCTATGTGGACTTGAATTGGGTGTTTGATAAGGCTAGAGCACTCTGGGGATTTGCACGAGAAGCTAACGAGAAACGATAGTAAAGGAGCATGCCTCTAGGCAACTCCTTTTTTTGCTCATTCAAAAACTAGGTTGGGCTCCAGTTGAAAGGATATTAGCCGGAATACAGGCAGCAACTATTTGCTACTGAGGATCGTCTATTTAACGACCCTTTATTTTCCAATGGATAGCTTATAGACAAACGTCCATGAACGGAGCTGCTGCTTTTAATGAAAAAATGGATTACAGTTACTGCCCTTTCTGCGCTGCTCCTTAGTTCCTGCTCCGCCGCAGTGGAGGAACGGTCGAAAGGCACAGATACTGTTATGGGAACCAAATCCCGCAAACAACAATTGATTTATGCGCAAGGAACAAAAGTAATGGAACGGATAGCCGTTCCTAACGGTTATGAGAGGGTTCCTGTAGAGGATGGGTCATATGGGAATTATTTGCGGAATCTGCCTCTGAAACCCCATGGCTCCAAGGTACATTTGTTTAATGGGGAGCTTAAGGCTAATGAGGTATACGAAGCTGTGCTCGATGTGGATGTGGGGGAACGGGATCTGCAGCAGTGCGCCGATGCGGTTATGAGGCTGCGGGCGGAATACCTGTATGGTAGTGGAAAATATGATAAGATTCACTTTAATTTTACAAATGGCTTTAAAGCTGACTTTGCAACATGGAGGAAAGGGAATCGGATTGAAGTTTCCGGCAACAAGGTTTCATGGACCAAGCGGGGAGCAGCTTCCGACAGCTACGAGGTGTTTCGAAGTTATCTGAACATGGTATTTGCGTACGCGGGAACGTTGTCCTTGTCGAAGGAAATGAAGCAGGTGCCGCTGTCAGAGATGCAGGCTGGTGATGTGTTTCTGGAAGGGGGCACGCCGGGACATGCAATCGTCATATTAGATATGGCTCAGAACCCCAAAACTGGCGAAAAGCTATTTATCTTAGCTCAAGGCTACACACCTGCGCAAGACATACACATTCTGCAGAATGAGGCTAACGGGGAGGGGAATCCTTGGTATTCCACTGCGTTTGAAGGGAATTTGAAATCCCCGGAATGGACATTTACAAGGGAACAACTGTACAGGTTCACAGATTAACGCAGCAGAATATTAATATGATGCTGCCTACAAAAACTCTATTTTAATAAAGGGATAGGTTATGATAAGATAACAAGAGAAAAATGGAGGTGATAAGCTTGGAGCGACTTTATGATATGTTGCATTTTAACTCGGAGTTTGTAGAGAATAAGGAATTCGAAAAATATAAATCATCAAGATTCAAAGATAGAAAGATGGTTGTTGTAACTTGTATGGACTCTAGGCTTACAGAACTTCTTCCCAAAGCATTAAATATTAAGGATGGAAACTCCAAAATCATTAAAGATGCTGGTGCGATTGTTTTGCATCCATTTGGCAGCGTTATGCGAAGCGTTATTGTCGCTGTATATGAATTAAATGCCGATGAAGTGTTCGTGGTCGGGCATCATGATTGTGGGATGAGCTGCATTGATCCTATCGAAACCATTAATAAAATGAAGGAGAACGGCATATCGTCCGATACGATCGAGACCCTCGAAAGTTCCGGAATTAATTTGCAACAGTGGCTGCACGGTTTCGATAGTGTTGAAGATTCCGTCAAAGGAAGCGTGGACACGGTCAAGAACCATCCGCTCCTGCCAAAAAACATTCCAGTTCATGGTCTTGTAATCGACCCGGAAACAGGGAAGTTGGATTTAATCGTTGATGGTTATAAACATAAGGAATCGTAGCACTCTAAACGGACTTCATTAGCACAGTTTGATGGTCAACAGATCATCATGTTTGGGCTGACCGAATATAATAGTAACAGTATAAAGAAAGCCGAGAGGTGTATTCGATGCTGTTTACTATCATGCAATTAATTGGTGGAGTTATTCTTTCTGTAGGTTGGATTCCTCAGATAATTCAAATTTTGAAAACTAAATCTGTTTCAGATTTAAGTTTAAAAGCATACGTCCTTATGTTTTTAGGCATTAGTCTAATGGAGGCTTATGCTATAAGTTTGGTTGTCACGGGTGCTGGCTTAGCTTTTTTGGTAACAAACACAATGTCTTTATGTGTCGTGCTCTTCGTTATCACTTTAATTTTACGGTATCGATAACTTTCCCTGCAGGGGACACCCTTGCCGAGGTCATTTTCCAAAATTGATTCATTAATTGCCTTCTTAGGGGTTGCCCTTAGAGGGCTTTTTGATTATAATTCCCACTATTCCCGATTATGGGCTAGAAGTAGAAAATAGTTTGCTCAGTAGAATTTTACTTGTTGAAAAATGCCGTAGGATGTATTAATGATTAGATCATCTCAATTACTGTATCATGGGCGCAAAAAGGCAGAGACTTTCTTGCTCTCAGCTTTTCTCACCGCCGTCAATCCAATTGGAGGCTAAACATGAAGAAAACGTTATTTAATCGGTTGCTGCTATCTTATATGCCGATTTTTATTATCGTGGTCACGTTTACATTTTTCGTGTTTTTTCAGATGCTGAGCGAGCAAAGCCGCAAAGAGGCGCTTAACGCCAACAAAATGCTGTCCTTACAGGCGATGCGTCTCATTGACACCTCCCTGAAAGCGATTGACAACATGGTGATGATTGAAACAATTAACAATAAGGAATTAAGCGATTTCTTCAATAATGAAGCGAAAGACAACATGTACGTCAACATCAGCGCGGTAAAAAAATGCTGGATATGATCTCCTCGTATCCCATGATCGATTCGATCTATTTGGTGCGCTTCGAAGACAATTTTGTGCTTAGCAATGCAACAAGCGATCAAATTAGTAACTATAGGGATGAGCCGTTTATTAAAAAGGCCATGGACCCGCTCGTGTCCAAGCAATGGTCGGGCGTAAGAAACTTCGAGCAATTCACGGTGAAAGGCAGCAAATCTGTTGTCAGTCTTGTGCGGGGTGCGCCATTCATTACCGGTGAAAAAGGGTTGATCGTCATCAATGTGGCGACCGATTCTTTGCAGAACAGCATCACTGACCTGTACGATGCGAAGACAAGTTATATCGGAATTCGGGACGCCGTGGGTCATGCGTTGTTTAGCGGCTCGAGCACGAATGAGCAGACAAAGATTTTCTCCAATTATGTCTCGAGCTATACCGGTTGGTCGTACCAAAGCGGACTTGTCAAGGGCAAAGTGTTCCATGTCATTTCTTCGCTGTACAACGTCTGGTTTATTATCGGAATTGCGATGATTGTGGTCGGATTAGCCTGGATGCTTTATGTGACCAGACGCAATTCAAGGCCGCTGGAACAGATCGCGGCTCGTATCCGCGATTACCGTCTTCCGTTGTCCAAGGAGGGGGGAGATGAGTTTTCGTTCATCGAATCGGCTTTGTCCAATATTATTGAGCAATCGAATCAATATCAGCAAAAGCATGAAGAAGACAGACATCTGCGGATGAGGTACTTATTCCACCAGCTCATCGAAGGCGACACGGGGTTAACCCATGACGAATGGAAGAAAGAAGCCAGCATTCTCCAGCTTCCGTACGCTTTTGACAGTCAAGCGGTGCTAGTGATCGAAATCGATAAATATGGCGATTTCTGCTGCCAATACACGCGCAGAGACCAGAATCTTCTTAAATTCGCGCTGCGCTGCGTCATTCAGGAGATGGCTCCGAAGTATGAGATCGTACTTTGGGCAGAGTGGACCTCGGCATTTCAGCTCAGCGTCATGGTGTTCATCGCTAGCGAGGATGAAGGCAAATCTTCCGTGATCCTCGAGCTTTTTGAGAACGTTCGTTTGTGGTCGCAGGATAACTTGAAGTTTACGATAACGGTTGGCATTGGTGAGCAGGTCACAGAACTTTCTAGCGTAGCCCATTCGTACAAAGAGGCGCTTAGGGCGCTTAAATACAAAATTGTGCTAGGA
Above is a genomic segment from Paenibacillus sp. HWE-109 containing:
- a CDS encoding DUF4085 family protein; amino-acid sequence: MRYFTKEMYEKMQVCGYLHIAPHINEQIEESKEWYIAQGRDFRSEVQQQFLQLKPLLLKYVPDFRVSTILAQFIAETEERTEEMSVFINQWVKDYEKAWEEACRSSWEEYQEIRSTLPQNFIEMREKHDLHDAKIISVNWREDSSIVVKLDGKSSLGLCGTGYLTFEDVHSYEIPKGKDRDWWLYDEVHLTPEGHMDFRALLHDNSGTSEEFVSLHELRIVARGFRFTLEKFPETV
- a CDS encoding NUDIX hydrolase yields the protein MTENLIERAAGGLVLRKVRIGYQVLLIEDRYGHVCFPKGHLESGESWEDAAVREIFEETGIKSSILSPLGDIEYPIKRKGITVRKQVRLFVLEAIDEQAEPVHQANEIESAQYFAWEDALRLHMERGYVDLNWVFDKARALWGFAREANEKR
- a CDS encoding DUF4846 domain-containing protein, which translates into the protein MKKWITVTALSALLLSSCSAAVEERSKGTDTVMGTKSRKQQLIYAQGTKVMERIAVPNGYERVPVEDGSYGNYLRNLPLKPHGSKVHLFNGELKANEVYEAVLDVDVGERDLQQCADAVMRLRAEYLYGSGKYDKIHFNFTNGFKADFATWRKGNRIEVSGNKVSWTKRGAASDSYEVFRSYLNMVFAYAGTLSLSKEMKQVPLSEMQAGDVFLEGGTPGHAIVILDMAQNPKTGEKLFILAQGYTPAQDIHILQNEANGEGNPWYSTAFEGNLKSPEWTFTREQLYRFTD
- a CDS encoding beta-class carbonic anhydrase, whose protein sequence is MERLYDMLHFNSEFVENKEFEKYKSSRFKDRKMVVVTCMDSRLTELLPKALNIKDGNSKIIKDAGAIVLHPFGSVMRSVIVAVYELNADEVFVVGHHDCGMSCIDPIETINKMKENGISSDTIETLESSGINLQQWLHGFDSVEDSVKGSVDTVKNHPLLPKNIPVHGLVIDPETGKLDLIVDGYKHKES
- a CDS encoding PQ-loop domain-containing transporter, which gives rise to MQLIGGVILSVGWIPQIIQILKTKSVSDLSLKAYVLMFLGISLMEAYAISLVVTGAGLAFLVTNTMSLCVVLFVITLILRYR
- a CDS encoding helix-turn-helix domain-containing protein, which gives rise to MLDMISSYPMIDSIYLVRFEDNFVLSNATSDQISNYRDEPFIKKAMDPLVSKQWSGVRNFEQFTVKGSKSVVSLVRGAPFITGEKGLIVINVATDSLQNSITDLYDAKTSYIGIRDAVGHALFSGSSTNEQTKIFSNYVSSYTGWSYQSGLVKGKVFHVISSLYNVWFIIGIAMIVVGLAWMLYVTRRNSRPLEQIAARIRDYRLPLSKEGGDEFSFIESALSNIIEQSNQYQQKHEEDRHLRMRYLFHQLIEGDTGLTHDEWKKEASILQLPYAFDSQAVLVIEIDKYGDFCCQYTRRDQNLLKFALRCVIQEMAPKYEIVLWAEWTSAFQLSVMVFIASEDEGKSSVILELFENVRLWSQDNLKFTITVGIGEQVTELSSVAHSYKEALRALKYKIVLGENRLITSEHITNQGQVEVFSHLNAIRSIIQSFRLLEDEWRTKYDELFSEMKLGLLTKDEITNLMNYLIYYLGREMAGMTKEFQEIWTTDGLPKLSKVIDESHSLEQMREESSTLLNSLFTGMQEAQDRRLHGATIRDMRKFIEEEYANPNMSLEYLSSTFNINSKYVSKLFKEETGQKFVDFLIDIRLQAAQRLLKETQATIQEIAEKVGYTSAISFSRVFKKVIGSSPSEFREEAARRQQG